The sequence CCGATGCCTCCGGCGAAAATCGCCACTGCGAAGAAGATGAGAAAGAACGCGACAATGTTTGCAGCGTACGGCGGATTGATGAAAGTCAACCACCCTGCCACAACTGAATACTCCCACGCGGCGAGAAGAAACCCTACAATCACTCCCGCGAGGGAGAATGCTTCCAAAAAGAAACCTTGTGCTGCCGCGCCGACGACAGAAAATACAAGCGCGGCAACAATCACCCAATCGCCTATGCTCATGACCTCGCCGCCTCGGTTCGGGCGAGACTAACCTTCCAATTCCCGGCCCGTTAACAGCCGGAAAGCTTCCACGTACTTTTCACTCGTCTTAGCCACTACTTCCGGGGGAAGCGACGGAGCTGGTGGTCTCTTATCCCACTTGATCTGTTCCAGATAATCTCTGACAAACTGCTTATCGTACGAGAACTGCGCTCTTCCTGGGGAGTACTTCTCCGCCGGCCAGAAGCGGGATGAATCGGGGGTCAACACCTCATCCGCCAGCACCACGCCGGCTGCCGTGATGCCAAACTCAAACTTCGTGTCCGCAATCAGAATACCGCATTTGGCCGCGTGCTCTGAAGCCTTGCGGTAAATTTCCAGGCTGATCCTACGTAATTCCTCTGACCTTTCAGGGCCAACCAGCTTTTTCATCTCCGCAAATGCGATGTTCTCATCGTGACCTGTCGTGGCCTTTGTCGCGGGAGTGAAAATTGGCTCGAGCAGCTTGTCGCTTTCGCGAAGTCCTCGCGGCAGTTCAATACCACAAACCGTGCCGCTGGATTTGTATTCCTTCCAGCCTGAACCGGAAAGATACCCGCGAACCACGCACTCAACCGGACACATGTTCGCGTGCACTACGAGCATCGAGCGTCCGCGAAGCTGATTTTCGTACTTACGCAGCGGGGCAGGGTACTCATCAACGTTCGCCGTCACCACGTGGTTCGGAACAACATCCTTGAGGAAGTTGAACCAGAATAAGGAAATCTGTGTGAGGACTTTCCCCTTGTTCGGGATGCCAGATCCAAGAACATAGTCGAACGCAGAGATGCGATCGGTGGCGACGAATAGAAGATGCTCGTTGTCTACGCGATAAACGTCACGAACTTTTCCGCTCGCGTAGAGTTCCAGATCGGGAAAATCTGTTTGAAGCAAAGCGTCTTGTGTAGCAGAACTGGTCACGGCAGATTCGTTGAAGAGACGGTGCGTATTCTAGCTGTCGAGAATGATT is a genomic window of Terriglobales bacterium containing:
- a CDS encoding phosphoribosylaminoimidazolesuccinocarboxamide synthase: MTSSATQDALLQTDFPDLELYASGKVRDVYRVDNEHLLFVATDRISAFDYVLGSGIPNKGKVLTQISLFWFNFLKDVVPNHVVTANVDEYPAPLRKYENQLRGRSMLVVHANMCPVECVVRGYLSGSGWKEYKSSGTVCGIELPRGLRESDKLLEPIFTPATKATTGHDENIAFAEMKKLVGPERSEELRRISLEIYRKASEHAAKCGILIADTKFEFGITAAGVVLADEVLTPDSSRFWPAEKYSPGRAQFSYDKQFVRDYLEQIKWDKRPPAPSLPPEVVAKTSEKYVEAFRLLTGRELEG